ataataaaaactggTTTTGAACTTAATTGTCttgtaatttatataaatgtGTGTGTGTAGGTAATTTACGTTGAAGCATGTGAGTCTGGGAGCATGTTTGAGGGACTACTTCCAAGCAATTTAAGCATATATGCAGTTACTGCTTCAAATGCAGTGGAGAATAGTTGGGGAACATATTGTCCTGGACACTATCCATATCCTCCTCCCGACTATGACACTTGTTTAGGCGACTTATTCAGCATTTCTTGGATGGAAGACaggttttatatatatatatcaatcaTTTGTTCCTCttcttcaaatttatttaacattttttttctttttttttttaactttcaacTTCTATACAGTGACTTGCATGATTTACGCAAGGAAACTCTGAAGAAGCAATATCAAGTGGTatgtttttttctctcttttgaaCTGACCTGACCTGACCGAAGGAGCCGTGCAAATTAAATGTAAAATGCAATATTGTTAGGTTCGAAGAAGGACAGCAGTTGACAACTTTGATCGCTCTCATGTAATGCAATATGGAGATAAAAAGCTGAGTCAGAATCCAGTCTTTGTTTACATGGGCACTAACCCTGATAACCAAAACTTTACTCTCACTCCTCAATATTAtacctcttcttctttttcctggAGCGTTGTTAATCAACGTGATGCGAGTCTTCTCCAtttttggctcaaggttttgctTCTCTCTATATGTATTTCTTCAATTAATAATTACTTGGAATACAATTAAATATGCATGTATTATTTACTAAATTTAACGTTGCCTAAGCTTTTGCATCAACAGTATCATAAAGCCCCTCGAGGGTCTACTGAGAAGGCAGAAGCAGGAAAGAAGCTACGCGACATCATTTCTCATACAAGGCATGTGGACCGCAGCATAAACCAGATTACTAAAATTTTGTTTGGGGACAAAAAGGCTTCACAGATTTTGACGCTGATTAGACCTTCTAGCCAACCTCTTGTTGATGATTGGAGTTGCCTTAAAATGCTTGTAAGTGACCCATCTCCTTTTCCCATGTATTTATTTTAGTGGGTTAACAAACTGAAGGCCATTGATctcttaaataataatttgcAGGTGAAGGCTTACGAGAAACGCTGTGGTCAGTTATCATGGTATGGAAAGAAATATACACGAGCTATTGCTAATATGTGCAATGCTGGAGTGCGTGTGGAGCAAATGATAGAGGCATCAACCCAGGCCTGCATGCTTTATGGATAAATCTAATTAATGGTCTTACTGTTGCAGACAGCCACCTCCAAAAGCAATTAGGCAAATGATTAGCCTtgctatttaattaattatgatcACAATTTCAGTGCCCTTTCAAGATTATATATctaatatgaataaattaattagtatttgaaCTGATATAGAAATTAGAATGACTAAATCTGAGCATGGAGTTTCCATACGTAAAACAAAAACCACGTCAAGGATTGTGAGAGGACAACAAATAAAATCAGAAACAAAAAtatctataaaatttttaacttttgcATAAAAAATTCTGTTATCTTTTCTTGCCAAAGAGTCCTTTTTCTTAGCTTGGAGGTGGCATGGGAATATGCATGAAATTAATGGGCAGCATAAGTTTCCCTTTTCATCAGAGCTGAATGAGCAACCAAAAGCAAAGTTTTCCGATGGTAGCCTTCCCCTTATCTCAGGACAGGAGGGTGATTTTTAGTTGTTCTGTTTGGTTCGCTTTTCTTTGCTATGGTTCCAAATCTTAGCCGGAGAAGAATGGGTGCTGCTGTGAGATTTGGTCTTGCAGCATCTAATGGAGGCTGATCGAGGATCTTTCTTCAAAGGATTTTATAAGTtgacaataaataaattttaattataaagttatataaaatataaactacacatttcaaaaaaaaaaaaaaaaaatagtatcctttaaatttgatattaaCTAATAACTCatacataataattattattgctgaTAGCGAATTATTAATTgaaactgaattaaattttttcgtaaattatatattatattgatATATAAAATGACGAATAtgaagatatataaaaataaatttaattaaatttttatattttatttaaatattaaataaatttaatttaattttttatcaattaaattcttatacttTTGATTAAgagctaaaaaaatatatactaatataatattttttaataataaaatttttataataaaatttatttttaaaattttaaaaattatttactatttttatgttttttttaatttatattaataaaaatttttaattttaatattataaattaaaaaatattatattaaattatgattTATTTACCCTTAATAAAAGTATGTAgatttaatggtaaaaaaaattgaattaaacttattttttatatacttttaaatatatatatatatcatattacttatttattattgaactatacataaaattaataatttattatataaaatatataaaattaaaaaaatgattgcatgaaatattatttatactaaaaacataaatagtttattaatatataaatattaacaatataatatagtctaaataaaatttaaaatcttataaagtaaaaaaaatctttaaaattaaaactgacAACAAGAGAAACGATAAATTTTATATACGAGTTAACAGTTTTGAGTTTGACACATAAACTAATATTTGAAAATTGATCAACCATCATATACCAAacattttctaaattaaaattgatattttaaattgtataataaaatagttaaatatttttttaaaataaatttaaatttacaattGATTTGAActgaataataaaaatcaatgattaataacaacatccacaatttataaaatttatttgtgaaacatttattttatcataattaatatgTATTTCCATTTTATACCTATATGTTTTAACTTgagattcttaaattttaattttatattaatatctgAATTAAGTAATATGAGAAGTTTTTCCATGGAAGGTTTTGCAAATGGTTACACCCGGATTGAATGATGTTGAGAGAATTTATacagttattttttatattaaaagaaatatattttatatatcttttGGAATAAATAGACAATGATGTGGCAAATTGCTATTGGCGAATATGACATGGCAGTAGCACGTGGACGGAGGAAAATAATGGAATTACTAATTTTTAAGTAACATAATGAttatctcaaaaaaaaaaaaaaggtaacatAATGATAGTTCAAGCAAAATCTcccgataaaaaaaaaaatttatatattttcttttttattattttttttctattttttttcccGTATCGCACTCCTTCTCTCTCTAAAAAGTCTGCAATTTTGCAGAGAGCAAAGGgagagaaataaaagaaagccAAGCATTCAACCCACAGCCATCGAGCTTCAGTTAATGGCAGTCCCAGCGCTTATCCCCATTCATTAAAAGGTAATTTCGACCTCTCTGTATTTACATTTGTCTATGCATACTTGTTCTCATAGATCTTCCTTCTCCTCGCCTCTCCTCCCTGATTGAGATCTAATTTATGTTTGTTTCACTCAttgattttcatattttttattactcaGAATGCCTGTACGCGTTTAAATCTAATGTATTTTTGCTTAGATCttagagttttatttatttatttaattgtttttgCAAATTCTCGTGTGCTCATTTGCTGAGAAAATGCGGGATTGGAGAGGAAAGTTCTACTTTGAGGGTGAGCTTTTCCTCCCCAAAGTTCCATTTTCGTGGCAACAAAACGGAAAACATAAGTAGTTCACCGATTCCTAAATGGATCTTTtgcatttttcttttaagtcGGCTTAAGATTACTGTGGTGATTTTAGAGCGGAGTCCAACATCAACCCTAGTGCGCCCCGAGCCGTAACACTGATAGAAAATTCCACATTTATAATTGTAAAACTATTATTGTCttatattcatatttatattatcatttttattacCAATTTACGTCAACGATCATAATCTGCATTCCTTTTCAACATTCAATACTACTTCAATCATTTGCACTCTTAATTAGTTGTTTAAAACGGCTTCTCTCCAAACATTGAATGATGTGTAAGTTGTTCAAGTTATCTTAACTGAACAGATATTTTGGATTAGCAATTTAGAAAGCCATTAATTTGTGATTCTGgtaatgtttttataatttttttacattagCTTTTGAATGATTGGTTTGGATATTGTAAACTTCATGGCGTTGCCAATATTTAAcggtttttaattattaattttggtTTTAGGAGGCTCAGTTGCTGTTGAAGCTGGAAAATCTCTATTTTCGTGGCTTAGCTTTTGGTTCTGCATCTCATCAGAAGAAATTCGGTGGTTCCTTATATCTTACGATTGAATCACTAGTGATTTCATCGGACAACTTAGACCATTCAAAATTCAGCGACCCAATTCAGGGGGCGACCTGCCCCAGAGCAACGAATACAACGCTTTTCCTGTAGCCCGAAGGGTAAATTCGTCTCATATAATGATGATGGATGACGATGTGGAGGGCGGTAATTTAGGGCCATACCAAGAGAGGCCAAGGACTTTCCCCAATATGCGTAGTAAATCTTATACTCCATTCGTGAGTAACAAATCTGCACTTGTTTGGATTCTTACGTGATAAATATTGATCTATCTGTGAAAGAAATATGGGAGCATGAATCTGTATGTACTATGGTTGTGTGCCTCTTTATTTTGCCACCCGGAACAATTTTTGGTCTTTACTGCAACAATTGTTGTGCTGCTTTAGGTGAATGATCTTAATTTgagttaaaaattaaac
This Manihot esculenta cultivar AM560-2 chromosome 6, M.esculenta_v8, whole genome shotgun sequence DNA region includes the following protein-coding sequences:
- the LOC110617985 gene encoding vacuolar-processing enzyme, which translates into the protein MVAAGTRWALLFFIIIPLLSFMVGSEKIIIRGASKVTEFIHGDGDGDGKRWAVLVAGSRGYDNYRHQADVCHAYQILKKGGLKDENIVVFMYDDIAFDVNNPRPGILINKPNGNDVYNGVPKDYTGDNCTVDNLFAVILGNKTALTGGSGKVVDSAPNDHIFIYYSDHGSAGVVGMPFGDDLYANDLIDVLKKKHHSKTYKSMVIYVEACESGSMFEGLLPSNLSIYAVTASNAVENSWGTYCPGHYPYPPPDYDTCLGDLFSISWMEDSDLHDLRKETLKKQYQVVRRRTAVDNFDRSHVMQYGDKKLSQNPVFVYMGTNPDNQNFTLTPQYYTSSSFSWSVVNQRDASLLHFWLKYHKAPRGSTEKAEAGKKLRDIISHTRHVDRSINQITKILFGDKKASQILTLIRPSSQPLVDDWSCLKMLVKAYEKRCGQLSWYGKKYTRAIANMCNAGVRVEQMIEASTQACMLYG